GGGCATGACTTGGTAGCAATACAGCCCTCGGTCTGTGATGAAAGATGTCTTTTCTTCGTCCACCGTATTCATCCGTATCTGGTTGTAACCCGAATATGCGTCCATGAAGCTCAACATATGATGCCCCGATGTAGCATCTACAATGGCGTCGATGCGTGGTAAAGGGAAGCTATCTTTCGAgcaatttttgtttaaatctaTGAAGTCTACGCATATTCTCCACTTCTCATTCGCCTTTTTCACGATGACAATGTTGGATAACCACTCCGGGTAGTGGGCCTCTCTGATGAAGCCGGCTGCGAGCAACCTTTCAACTTCTTCATTAATGGCAGCGTACTTTTCTGCGCTGAACGTTCTCCTTTTCTGTCTCACTACTTTGTGCGTTGGGTCTATACCATTGATTTTGTTGTCTATGCCGGTCATCTCTTCATGGCTCCATGCGAAGACGTCCGTGTGTTCTACTAACAACTGTATCAGGGCTTCTCTTTCTGTTGGTGGGACTTGTGTCTTGATACGGGTAGTGGTCCCTGGGCGGCCAGTGTATAATGCCACGAGGTCCAGAGGTTGTTGACTTCTACATGTTGCTATACCCGGCCATCCCTGACTTTTATATCTCTCTCGCAAGTTACTGCTACAGGTGGTGGCAGGGCCGACAAGGCCCCATCCTGTCCTACCACCGTGCAAACTTCCTTCTTGACTTTCTTTAATTCCTACACATAACATTCTTGAGCCAGGGCCTACTCGCCTCTCGCCTCTCCCAAGCTGCCATCTgttgggaacttcatcttgagATGGTAGGTGGATGTTACCGCCCTCAAATGGTTGAGTGTCAGTCTTCCCAATATGGCATTGTAAGAGGAAGGAACTTTCACTACTAAAAAGTCAATCATCGTGGTTGTTGTCCGCGCCCCCGTGCCTATAGTTACTGGGAGCGTGATTACCCTTACGGGCTGGATAGTATCCCCTGAGAAACCCTTTAGTGGCATAGGGGAGAGCCTCAGTTTGCTAACATCAATCCCCATTTTGACAAATGCTTCCCAGAACAATATAGCAACCGAGCTCCTATTCTCTACTAGTACCTGCCTAGTTGTATAATTGGCTATTATGTGGGTTATCACTAGAGCATCGTCATGAGGATATATGATTCCTTCCCTGTCTGCCTCTTCAAATGATATCACCATTCTCTCATTGCTAagctttggttgtttgtgtGCTCTATCCGCCATGAACACCTCTTCATACCTTGCCTTCCGCGCATATGCTTTCCGGTTGGATGTGGAAATACCACCTCCAGCAAAACGTCCCGCTATCATCTTTATTTCTCCTATGGGCGCTCTTTTCCAATAGCCTCTTGGGGGTGACCTCGCCCTCCTGTCCTGGCGGTTATTAACATGGCGCCTTCTTTCCGGACTGAAAATTCGCCTTTCTCCACGACCATTCGCTCCAATTCGCCAGTTCCTGCTGACTCAGTGACTCTCTTTCTCATGGTCATGCAATCCTCTGTCTGTGCAAGCTTGTCTGATGATACTTGTAGTACCGACTGCCTTTTTTGATAGGGCTGcggctttccttttctctttctctttcctgTACGCCCAGATTATTATGCACCAATTTGTGGTTGCAATCTGACCGCCCTTCCCTTGCTCTTTCTTGCCTACTCGAATTACCCTTCTTATCAGCCCGCGCGTTCTTCCGCTCAACTTGAGTATCTTCTTTACAAGGTTCCACCAAAGCTTGCAGAGTATCTTCTGCATTGACAAAATCATCTGCCTTGTCCATGAACTCCCTGAGGGTGGAAGGAGTCCTCCGGGCCAACTCAGCCATGAAAGGACTGCGTGACCATACCCCTCCTAAGAGGGCGGCCAGAGTGATCTTTTCATCTTAGTCATTTGTTGTTAAGCGCTCTTTGTTGAAACGGGCCAAGTAGACCTTTAAATTCTCATCTTCCTTTTGCTTAACCGTTAATAGGTAGGCAGCTCGACGCCGACGTCTCCGGCTAGGCATGAACTGGGTCAAGAACTGCTTTGCCAGTTCCTCAAAGCTATCTATCAACTTTGGTCTGAGGGTCCCGAACCATCCTCTAGCGGTCCCTTTTAGGGTCAGAGGGAAAGCCCAGCACGCAATCTCCCCTTGGAAATCGTGGAGCATGATTTGAGCTTTAAAGTTTTCCAAATGATCTACTGGGTCCAAGGACCCATCATACATATCTATTTGGGGAACTTTGAATTTTGGCGAGAGCGGCACAGCCGTAATACATGTGTTGTACAACAGATCTGTTTGGTGTAATAGACTTTCCACCGAGGAAGAACTGTCCATCTTCTTCgccatctcttcatatttttcCGCTAACTCCTTTAACTCATCATGcatcctttctttctcttcgCGTTCAGCATCCTTTTCGACCCTGCAATGTGCTTCTTGCTCACCTTACTCACTAGGCTTGTTTGCTGTACATATCTCTTCTAGGATTTATCGGAACAGATCAAAGcttaggattttgaataatcctatCACTTCTTGCTGTTTTTATCCTTCCATTAAAGGTGGCACCATGCGTGTCTCTTTTCGAATTCCTCTTGACTATCCTCCTATGATGGGCACATACTCTGGGCTTCTTGGTTTTTATTGTTCTATGGGCCTTCTTATATGTTCCAAGGCCCTTCGGTTGGGATGGTCCCTCCAATCTGTAAAGCCCTCAAAAACccttttaaatgtttttacaTTGTTTATCTTAATAGGTAAGCCATAGGTGTAGTATTATTTACAACTGACTGGGCTGGATTTGACTTTTAAAATTGGACATGTATCTTAAGTTGGGCCTAATTAGATAGACTTGTAATGGAGTGGGAATTGTGTTAAGTGAATATTATGTGGAGACGCATTTTACATAAGCTTAGCTTTTATTGAATAAACATCTAgccataagttttttttttttattttatagaaaaaatttagaGTCTAATGTATTAGTCGGAAAAGTTAAGCGGATATGGATGAAGTTTGGAAGTGATGATATTTAGGATTTTGAGAGTGTTAGACATTATAgaaatatagattttttaatatcttgGATGTTAATTACTTAGTATGTTTTCAATGAGAAATTTATAGAAGGTACATGatgactattttataggtgatgattgataCTCCCTTGGTACCGTTGTGAGAAAATTCAAAGAAGTTAAAAAGTCCAAATAAGCAAGGTTCCTAttctagactttgcataaaagaaatgacTAAAGTTGATATGTTATCTGAAAACCTTGGCATAAATTTCTGATTCTGTATTTAATTATAATCTAGTTCCAATGTTGTTTCTGTTCTCTTTCCATTAAGGCTCTGCCATGAGTATAATAGTGGTATACAGCCCCACTACGGGTATAATAGTGACATATAGCCCCGCCATGTGTATAATGTTAGTTTATAACCCTACCACAAGGGTTTAAACATGATATACGGCCCTGCAATGGGTGTAATAGTGGCATACGGCCCTGCCACGAGTATAATGGTAGTTTATAACCCTATTATGGGGGTTAAACTTAATCTCTGTCCCGATGTGAtgctctgatatgatatgaagatAGAAACTCAGATTATGATATGCCAaagaatttttttctaaaaagatTTCCGAAAGTGGTTAATGTACAATATTGGAGAGCTCCAACAACATGGCAATATTTAGTGGGATTAAGCAATGGTTCTCATTCAAGTTGTGACAGTTGACTTCTAATGGAAACTAGTGATTTGGAGGGTTTGGCACCCAACATACGAGCATGATGTAGCagatcataaatatattttgtttgagtAAGATGCATACTTGTTGAGTTGTGGGTAGCCTGATATCCCAAGAAGAAACACAATGGTCCAAGATCCTTGAGCGGAAAACACTGCTACAATTTAGTTATGATAGGAAGTCTTTTTGTTTGATGGAATTGGTCTTGGCTCAGGTAATCATGGTATGACGTCCCGACTCTCACATACAGAAACATGAGAATCGTGACGTcagaatgatgacaacacgggtcatacACCCCAATGACAAGTGCaaagtgtgtgcacatgcaataCATGTAAAACAAAAGACGCAGTGGATAAGTTAAAGCCgatcaactaagtaccataattgttaaatacaaattcacttaaATATAAGCATTTCAAAAAGGATTATAGTTATTCaatgaaaacatatataaatcaaaatataatatcCAGAGGTAGGAAATAAATCTCATACCACAAGCAACtgatccccgatcactcctcctgtggagccgcatcctcatgCTCTACTTCATCctcatctacatcaaaatctacggtaggTAAGTAATAGACCAAACAGCCCAAGAGATacaaatacattcatgcaacaacaaatatacgtgcatatgatgaaaaattcatgagacccaaaaatcatcattttcccctaaaatgattattttccaacacatgtcaaaaatcccatttgacccaaaaaccaAGTCCATTAAATAACATtcgccattttctcaaaaaaaggCCCAAGCATaaatccaccattttcccataaaatagCCCCCATATCCATTAAACCACAAActgccattttttcagaaaattgcCTCAAATATCCATTTATCCAATCACAATAGGCGGGAATCACGGGATTACCACTATccatgcttaccaccatccctactgcatgc
This sequence is a window from Carya illinoinensis cultivar Pawnee chromosome 9, C.illinoinensisPawnee_v1, whole genome shotgun sequence. Protein-coding genes within it:
- the LOC122276864 gene encoding uncharacterized protein LOC122276864, coding for MIAGRFAGGGISTSNRKAYARKARYEEVFMADRAHKQPKLSNERMVISFEEADREGIIYPHDDALVITHIIANYTTRQVLVENRSSVAILFWEAFVKMGIDVSKLRLSPMPLKGFSGDTIQPVRTDTQPFEGGNIHLPSQDEVPNRWQLGRGERRVGPGSRMLCVGIKESQEGSLHGGRTGWGLVGPATTCSSNLRERYKSQGWPGIATCRSQQPLDLVALYTGRPGTTTRIKTQVPPTEREALIQLLVEHTDVFAWSHEEMTGIDNKINGIDPTHKVVRQKRRTFSAEKYAAINEEVERLLAAGFIREAHYPEWLSNIVIVKKANEKWRICVDFIDLNKNCSKDSFPLPRIDAIVDATSGHHMLSFMDAYSGYNQIRMNTVDEEKTSFITDRGLYCYQVMPFGLKNVGATYQRLVNRMFREQIGKSMESGKFLGFIVSERGIETSPDKIEAMINMKPLKNLNETQRLVGRVAALGRFIARSTDKCLPFFQVLRKVHPWNEQCDEAFKRLKQYMANLPFLK